The sequence CGAAGCCGTCCAGCACGGCGTCGGCACCGCCGCTGTTCAGCGTCGGGCCACAGTGGGCTACGCTCGCGGGTCGGTTACGACGAGAGGGACGTGATGAGCGCCGGGCAGGAGCAGCCGTCGGCACCGCGGGTGGTGATGTCGTGGCCGTGGATCGTGGTGATGCTCGGTGTCGGTCTGCTCGTCGGCCTGCTGCTGATCGCGCTGCTCTCGCTGCGCCGTGCGGAGCACCAGGCGATCGAGGACTCGGCCCCGCCGTTCCAGCTGCCGACCGTCGGCGCGGCGGCCACCTCCAGCCCGGAAAGCGAAGCGCCGGTGGTCGCCGTCGACGTGACCGCCTCGCCGCCAACACCGCTGCTCGCGCCGCCCGCACCGGCGCCGGTCACCGGCCAGTACGGGGTGGCCAGCACCTTCCACGATGGATTCATCGGTGAGGTGCTGCTGGTCAACCCGGGCGACAGGCCCAGCGGCTGGACGGTGACGTTGAGCTTCGCGCGGGGTCGGCTCGCGGCGGCCTGGGTGGACGGTGCGGAGCAGGGCACGGCGAGCTTCGCCGACGGAGTTTTCACGTACCGCAGCGGGGTGGACCTGGCGCCGGGGGCGTCGGCACGGCTGCGGTTCCAGTTTGAGAAGACCCGCACCACCGAGCCGACCAGCTGCACGGTCAACGGTACGGAGTGCTCCGGCCGCTGACGTCGCCCTGGACCAACCTCGGGGCAATGCCGGTCCACCTGGGTTGTTTTGCGGAAGTATCTGCTTTGTTGCGACTCGGCTTGCAAACTATTGCAGAATGTTTCGGCAAGGGCTAGCGTGCGGGCGAATCAGCGACCAGAGAAAGGCCGTCGATGAAACCCCCGCCGATATCCGCCAAGGCCCTGCTCGCCCTGGTCTTCTCCGTCGTGCTCACCCTCGTCGGCGCGCCGGTCGCCGTGGCCCAGGCCGGCGACCGCGCCGTGACCCCCGACGTCCTCGCGGCCGCCGGCGCCACCCAGTGGGCCAAGGAGCCGTCTGCCGACGCCCTGCTCAAGGCCGGCAGCAACGACGCCCGGGCCGAGCAGTTCTACTTCGTCCTGCCGGACCGGTTCGCCAACGGCGACAGGCGCAACGACACCGGCGGCCTGATCGGTGATCGGCTCACCACCGGCCTGGACCCGACGGACAAGGGCTTCTACCACGGCGGTGACCTCAAGGGCGTCATCGACAAGCTGGACTACATCCAGGGGCTGGGCACCACCGCCATCTGGCTGGCCCCCGTCTTCAAGAACCGGCCCGTGCAGGGCACCGGCGCGGACGTCTCCGCCGGCTACCACGGCTACTGGATCACCGACTTCACCCAGGTCGACCCGCACTTCGGCACCAACGAGGAGCTGACGCGGCTGGTCAGCCTCGCCCACCAGCGCGGCATCAAGGTCTATCTCGACGTCATCGTGAACCACACCGCGGACGTCATCCGGTACGCGGAGAACAGGTACGGCTACGTCGACAAGAAGACCGCCCCGTACCGGGACGCGCAGGGCCGGCCCTTCGAGGACCGCAACCACGCCGACGGCACCCGGGACTTCCCGCGGGTCAACGAGAAGTCCTTCCCGTACACCCCGACCTTCGCCAGCGCGGGCGACGCGAAGGTCAAGGTCCCGGCGTGGCTGAACGACCCGACCATGTACCACAACCGGGGCGACTCCACCTTCGCCGGGGAGAACAGCGAGTACGGCGACTTCTTCGGCCTCGATGACCTCTGGACCGAGCGCCCCGAGGTGGTCCGCGGCATGACCGACATCTACGCGCAGTGGATCGGCAAGGTCGGCGTGGACGGCTTCCGTCTCGACACGGTCAAGCACACCAACCTCGAGTTCTGGCCGCAGTTCACCGCCGGCATCAACGCCGCGGCGAAGAAGGCCGGCAAGAAGGACTTCTTCATGTTCGGCGAGGTCTACAGCGCCGACCAGGAGATCGAGTCCACGTACGTGCGGCGCGGCGGCCTGCCCGCCACCCTGGATTTCTCCTTCCAGGAGGCCGCGCGCGGCTACACCGCCGCCGACGGCTCGGCGCGGACGATCGCCGACGTGTACGCCCGGGACGACCTCTACGCCGCCCGGGACACCGACGCCAACCGGCTGACCACCTTCCTCGGCAACCACGACATGGGCCGGATCGGCTCGTTCATCGCCGCCGCCGGCGGTGACGACGCCAGCCAGCTGCGCCGCGACCAGCTCGCCCACCAGCTGATGTTCCTCACCCGCGGCCAGCCCGTCGTCTACTCCGGTGACGAGCAGGGCTTCACCGGCCCCGGCGGGGACAAGGACGCCCGGCAGGACATGTTCGCCAGCCGGACGCCGGACTACCTGGACGACGACCTGATCGGCACCACCCGTACCCACGCCAGCGACCAGTACGACACCGCTCACCCGCTGTACCGGACGATCGCCGAGCTGGGCCGGCTGCGGCAGGCCCACCCGGCGCTGCGGGACGGCATCCAGGTCACCCGGTACGCGGCCGACGGCCCGGGCGTCTTCGCCTTCTCCCGGATCCTGCCCACGGAGCGGACCGAGTACGTGGCCGCGGTGAACAACGCCGACAGCGCCCAGACTGTCACTGTGGACACCTGGTCGGCCGGTGCCACGTTCACCGGCATCTACGGCGGCGCGGCCCGCTCGACCGCCGGCGCCGACGGCAAGCTGAGCGTGACCGTGCCGGCCCTGTCGGCCGTGGTGCTCCGGGCCGACCGGGCGATCCCGCCGGCCGGCGCCGCGCCGGGCATCACGCTCACCGAGCCGGGCGACGCTCCGGTCGCCACCCGGGCCGCCGTCACCGCGCAGGTGACCGGCGACCCCCTCGCGACCGTCACCTTCGCCGCCCGGGTGCCCGGCGGCAGGTGGACCCTGCTGGGCAGCGCGCGCACGGCGCCGTACACCGTGCACCACGACCTAACCGGCCTGCCGGGCGGTGCCAAGGTCGAGTACAAGGCCGTCGTCCGCGACGGCAAGGGCCGCGTCGCCACCGCCCGCGCCACCGGCGTCGTCGGCACGCCCGCCGAGAGCGCGTCGCGGGACTGGGCGGTGGTGCACTACCAGCGCCCGGCCGGCGGGTACGCCGACTGGGGCCTCTACACCTGGGGCGACATCGACCCGGCGTACCAGACCGAGTGGCCCAAGGGGCAGCCGTTCGCCGGTGAGGACTCCTTCGGCCGGTTCGCCTGGGTCAAGCTGAAGCCGGGCGCCAGGTCGGTCGGCTTCCTCGTCGTCGACAAGGCCGGGAACAAGGACGTCGACAAGGACCGCACCATCGACGTGACGCAGACCGGCGAGGTCTGGGTCAAGCAGGGTGACCCGACGTTGTACCCGAGCCGGCAGGCCGCCACCGGCGAGCCCGACCCGCCGGTCGACGAGAACACCGCGCTCATCCACTGGCGCCGGGCGGACGGCAACTACGACGGCTGGGGCCTGCACCTCTGGGACGGTGCGGCCAACCCGACCGACTGGTCCAACCCGCTCAAGCCGGAGAAGATCGACGCCTTCGGCGCGGTCTTCCGGGTGCCACTGGCGGCCGGGGCCACCGGGCTGAACTACATCGTGCACCGCGGCGACGAGAAGGACCACCCGGAGGACCAGCGGCTGGACTTCGCCTCCGCCGGACGCGAGGTGTGGCTGCTGGCCGGGGTCAAGGGCCGGCTGCTCCCGTCGACCTCC comes from Micromonospora viridifaciens and encodes:
- the pulA gene encoding pullulanase-type alpha-1,6-glucosidase, which encodes MKPPPISAKALLALVFSVVLTLVGAPVAVAQAGDRAVTPDVLAAAGATQWAKEPSADALLKAGSNDARAEQFYFVLPDRFANGDRRNDTGGLIGDRLTTGLDPTDKGFYHGGDLKGVIDKLDYIQGLGTTAIWLAPVFKNRPVQGTGADVSAGYHGYWITDFTQVDPHFGTNEELTRLVSLAHQRGIKVYLDVIVNHTADVIRYAENRYGYVDKKTAPYRDAQGRPFEDRNHADGTRDFPRVNEKSFPYTPTFASAGDAKVKVPAWLNDPTMYHNRGDSTFAGENSEYGDFFGLDDLWTERPEVVRGMTDIYAQWIGKVGVDGFRLDTVKHTNLEFWPQFTAGINAAAKKAGKKDFFMFGEVYSADQEIESTYVRRGGLPATLDFSFQEAARGYTAADGSARTIADVYARDDLYAARDTDANRLTTFLGNHDMGRIGSFIAAAGGDDASQLRRDQLAHQLMFLTRGQPVVYSGDEQGFTGPGGDKDARQDMFASRTPDYLDDDLIGTTRTHASDQYDTAHPLYRTIAELGRLRQAHPALRDGIQVTRYAADGPGVFAFSRILPTERTEYVAAVNNADSAQTVTVDTWSAGATFTGIYGGAARSTAGADGKLSVTVPALSAVVLRADRAIPPAGAAPGITLTEPGDAPVATRAAVTAQVTGDPLATVTFAARVPGGRWTLLGSARTAPYTVHHDLTGLPGGAKVEYKAVVRDGKGRVATARATGVVGTPAESASRDWAVVHYQRPAGGYADWGLYTWGDIDPAYQTEWPKGQPFAGEDSFGRFAWVKLKPGARSVGFLVVDKAGNKDVDKDRTIDVTQTGEVWVKQGDPTLYPSRQAATGEPDPPVDENTALIHWRRADGNYDGWGLHLWDGAANPTDWSNPLKPEKIDAFGAVFRVPLAAGATGLNYIVHRGDEKDHPEDQRLDFASAGREVWLLAGVKGRLLPSTSSGVARDLDISKQKAQWIDRSTVAWRTGPTDGKRYALVAAPSGGLSITDGELSGTYTTLPLRAERNGLTEAQRAAWPHLWEYRAFTLDRADLAKVPAALRGQLVVTERDAEGNLLGATGVQIPGVLDDVYRAATSARLGPTFAGKVPTLAVWAPTARTVSLQLFDSPTARPTTVAMSRDDTTGVWSVRGTRAWTGKYYRYQVEAWQPAAQKMVTASVTDPYSVALAPDSTHSQIVDLGDPALAPAGWAKLRKPAAVPSSQAQIQELSVRDFSIADATVPAERRGTYLAFTDPDTAGMKHLKALGDAGVNYLHLLPAFDFATIPERRADQRQPACDLAALPPDSDEQQKCVAAVADTDGYNWGYDPLHYTVPEGGYAVDPAGAKRTTEFRQMVAGLNQAGLRVVMDVVYNHTSAAGTDPKSVLDQVVPGYYHRLLDDGTVANSTCCANTAPEHEMMGKLVVDSLVTWAKQYKVDGFRFDLMGHHPKANILAVRAALDKLTVAKDGVDGKRILLYGEGWDFGEVAGDARFVQATQANMAGTGIGTFNDRLRDAVRGGGPFDDNPRLQGFASGLWTDPNGDQVNGSAAEQKARLLHQQDLIKVGLTGNLRGYRFTDSSGRQVTGAQVDYNGSPAGYTAAPGEAVTYVDAHDNEILYDALAYKLPQATSATDRARMQVLALGTVLMGQGTGFVTAGSERLRSKSLDRNSYNSGDWFNQIRWDCAQGNGFGAGLPPAADNQSKWPYARPLLADPKLVPDCAAINLADARYAELLQIRRSSPVFGLTTADQVQQRVAFPLSGERETPGVLTMTLDARGLGGSWKSVTVVFNATTAAATQTVTGLRGADVALHPVLRTSADPVLRTASFDRAAGTFTVPARSVAVFVQN
- a CDS encoding cellulose binding domain-containing protein; its protein translation is MSAGQEQPSAPRVVMSWPWIVVMLGVGLLVGLLLIALLSLRRAEHQAIEDSAPPFQLPTVGAAATSSPESEAPVVAVDVTASPPTPLLAPPAPAPVTGQYGVASTFHDGFIGEVLLVNPGDRPSGWTVTLSFARGRLAAAWVDGAEQGTASFADGVFTYRSGVDLAPGASARLRFQFEKTRTTEPTSCTVNGTECSGR